The Thalassotalea sp. 273M-4 genome includes a region encoding these proteins:
- the rraB gene encoding ribonuclease E inhibitor RraB has translation MSNEQELGLSEAQEQELQEWFAHTESLVNELIDDGSNQEKMHTIEHHFASSNFEVLEAAAISAFKLGLEVDDPEEAVLENGARVFAFDIITESPLDLDDLLEETQQMYLLAKQCKVEYDGWGTYFEE, from the coding sequence ATGAGCAATGAACAAGAGCTGGGTTTATCCGAAGCGCAAGAGCAAGAATTACAAGAATGGTTTGCCCATACCGAATCTTTGGTTAATGAGCTCATTGATGATGGCTCAAACCAAGAAAAGATGCACACCATAGAACATCATTTTGCCAGTTCAAACTTTGAAGTGTTAGAAGCGGCAGCGATTTCGGCCTTTAAATTAGGCCTAGAAGTTGATGATCCAGAAGAAGCTGTGTTAGAAAATGGGGCGCGGGTTTTCGCCTTTGACATCATTACCGAATCACCATTAGACCTAGATGATTTGTTAGAAGAAACTCAGCAAATGTATCTATTGGCTAAACAGTGCAAAGTTGAGTACGATGGCTGGGGCACCTACTTTGAAGAATAA
- a CDS encoding DUF481 domain-containing protein: MQNTIYAKPKLMALAFLLLFSINPLLFAQESSASKWQSDISAGLNYKDGNSERTDYTMSASTERKTENDRFSAKYLGIFAKVTDTATDESEVTERNHRLNAAYDLDYSERVFFRLPSFEYFTDTFKNISHQATLGVAVGYKIYDQPDFRWDVLAGPSMQYTKYDEVEAGEDDTVSTPVLLIGTQLEYLISEDIKYFLLYEGKFVKEDAGKRIDHLETGFNISLIGNLSLDAKLVVDRVDYPIPDEDGVLPEKTDKLFILAAKYSF, encoded by the coding sequence ATGCAAAACACAATTTATGCCAAACCAAAGTTAATGGCCTTGGCTTTCTTACTTTTGTTTTCAATCAATCCTTTGCTTTTCGCTCAAGAGTCCAGCGCCTCAAAATGGCAAAGTGATATTTCAGCGGGTTTAAATTATAAAGATGGCAACTCCGAACGCACTGATTACACCATGTCTGCAAGTACCGAACGAAAAACCGAAAACGATCGTTTTAGTGCTAAGTATCTTGGGATTTTTGCCAAAGTAACCGATACTGCCACCGATGAGAGTGAAGTCACTGAACGCAATCACCGACTCAATGCTGCCTATGATTTGGACTATTCTGAGAGAGTTTTTTTTAGATTGCCCAGCTTTGAGTACTTTACCGATACCTTTAAGAACATCAGTCATCAAGCCACTTTAGGTGTGGCTGTTGGTTATAAAATTTATGATCAACCAGACTTTCGCTGGGATGTGCTTGCAGGTCCAAGTATGCAGTACACCAAATACGATGAGGTAGAAGCTGGTGAAGATGACACCGTGTCAACACCGGTTCTGCTAATTGGTACTCAATTGGAATACCTAATTTCTGAAGATATTAAGTACTTTTTACTTTATGAGGGTAAGTTTGTAAAAGAGGATGCCGGTAAGCGCATCGATCATCTAGAAACCGGCTTTAATATTAGTCTTATCGGTAATTTAAGTTTGGATGCTAAATTAGTCGTTGACCGAGTTGATTACCCAATTCCAGATGAAGACGGCGTCTTACCCGAAAAAACAGATAAGTTATTTATATTAGCCGCTAAATACTCTTTTTAG
- the putP gene encoding sodium/proline symporter PutP, which produces MQLELPLITTFIGYLLTTLFIGYIAYRATTTLSDYILGGRQLGPAVTALSVGASDMSGWLLLGLPGAIYLSGSSEVWIGVGLVIGAFFNWLLVAPRLRAFTQKAGDALTIPEFLENRFNDKSHFLRYLSAITILIFFTFYVSSGLVGGAILFEKVFGLEYLSALIIGALVIVSYTFLGGFLAVSWTDFFQGCLMLIALVLLPIVAINELGGIDTTLHTIKAINPDYFNVFQGFSWIGFLSLIAWGLGYFGQPHILSRFMAIRSVDDIPKSRNIAMLWMLCSLIGALAVGLVGIAYYAEQPLENPETIFIFMSKALLNPWVAGVIIAAILSAIMSTIDSQLLVCSSIIIEDFYKNISKRQASEQRLVWLSRLSLLCIAIIATIIALDPQSSVLGLVSYAWAGFGSAFGPTILLSLFWARFTRHGALASIASGALVVFIWPMLAQYGGFFNLYEIIPGFTIAMLSGYVVSLLSQDLDKHSEQVFSDLNRQFSLATTKAVNSPS; this is translated from the coding sequence ATGCAATTAGAACTTCCCTTAATCACCACCTTCATAGGTTATTTACTGACCACTTTATTCATCGGCTACATCGCGTACAGAGCCACCACAACGTTGAGCGATTATATTCTCGGTGGTCGCCAATTAGGACCGGCGGTCACCGCATTAAGTGTGGGAGCCTCTGATATGAGCGGTTGGTTACTGTTAGGATTGCCTGGCGCTATTTATTTATCTGGAAGCAGTGAAGTATGGATTGGCGTGGGCTTAGTTATTGGCGCTTTTTTTAACTGGCTACTGGTGGCACCAAGGTTACGCGCGTTTACTCAAAAAGCTGGCGATGCGCTTACTATTCCCGAATTTCTTGAAAATAGATTTAATGATAAATCGCATTTTCTCCGTTATTTATCGGCCATCACCATACTCATATTTTTCACTTTTTATGTCTCTTCTGGTCTTGTCGGTGGGGCAATTTTATTTGAAAAAGTTTTTGGCCTTGAGTACCTAAGTGCGTTAATTATTGGTGCTTTGGTCATTGTTTCATATACCTTTTTAGGTGGCTTTTTGGCCGTCAGTTGGACCGACTTTTTTCAAGGTTGCCTGATGTTAATCGCATTGGTGTTATTGCCTATTGTTGCGATCAACGAATTGGGTGGAATCGATACCACGTTGCACACTATAAAAGCGATCAACCCTGATTACTTTAACGTATTTCAAGGCTTTAGTTGGATTGGTTTTCTTTCCTTAATAGCTTGGGGACTGGGCTACTTTGGCCAACCTCATATATTGTCACGATTTATGGCTATTCGCAGCGTTGATGACATTCCTAAATCACGTAACATTGCCATGCTCTGGATGCTGTGTTCACTGATTGGCGCATTAGCCGTTGGACTTGTTGGCATCGCATATTACGCTGAGCAACCACTAGAGAACCCAGAAACCATTTTTATTTTTATGTCGAAGGCGTTATTAAATCCTTGGGTTGCTGGTGTCATTATTGCCGCCATTCTTTCTGCGATTATGAGCACCATAGACTCTCAACTTTTAGTTTGTTCAAGTATCATTATTGAAGACTTTTACAAGAACATCAGTAAGCGTCAAGCCAGTGAACAGCGATTAGTCTGGCTATCGAGACTTTCACTATTATGCATTGCCATCATAGCGACAATTATCGCTCTTGATCCACAAAGCTCCGTTTTAGGTCTAGTCAGCTATGCTTGGGCCGGATTTGGCAGTGCCTTTGGACCAACCATTTTATTGTCATTGTTTTGGGCTAGGTTTACTCGCCATGGTGCTTTAGCCTCAATCGCATCCGGTGCATTGGTGGTCTTTATTTGGCCGATGCTAGCCCAGTATGGTGGTTTCTTTAATCTTTATGAAATCATTCCGGGTTTTACTATTGCCATGTTATCAGGTTATGTCGTGAGTTTATTAAGTCAAGATTTAGATAAGCACAGTGAGCAAGTCTTTTCTGATTTAAACCGGCAGTTTAGCTTGGCGACAACCAAGGCGGTAAATTCGCCTTCGTAA
- a CDS encoding DUF3379 family protein, with amino-acid sequence MDDLEFRRRLFAAPNSKDAEIEAAKKDDRQRQALAQELKHIDQRIASALQVEVPDTLAQRLILKQSMAAHQQSKRRSKVHLAMAASVVLAVAIGVNFINSSPVYSSIADYSLAHYNHEKDNFSQIATINYSLATINRELADLKLQFSDLVGNLISIDDCYFDGLDSIHLVFEGKYDNITVFILPKSKHLRFSNHFTTEAVHGLASEHAFGHVIIMGDKREPLQQWQSSIEQNLQRSI; translated from the coding sequence ATGGATGATTTAGAATTTCGTAGGCGTTTATTTGCCGCCCCCAATAGCAAAGATGCGGAGATAGAGGCGGCTAAAAAAGATGACCGTCAACGACAAGCATTGGCGCAAGAGCTTAAGCACATCGATCAACGCATTGCGTCTGCGTTACAGGTAGAAGTGCCTGACACTTTAGCTCAAAGGCTGATTCTAAAACAAAGTATGGCCGCTCACCAACAATCAAAACGTCGTTCTAAAGTGCACTTAGCCATGGCAGCATCGGTAGTGTTAGCGGTAGCCATTGGGGTAAATTTTATCAACTCAAGCCCAGTCTATTCGAGCATAGCAGATTACTCTCTTGCCCATTACAATCATGAAAAAGATAATTTTAGTCAGATTGCGACAATAAACTATTCACTGGCAACAATAAACCGTGAACTTGCCGATTTAAAGCTTCAATTTTCTGATTTAGTTGGAAATTTAATATCTATTGACGATTGTTATTTTGATGGACTCGACTCGATTCACTTAGTGTTTGAAGGAAAGTATGACAACATCACTGTATTTATTTTGCCTAAATCTAAACACTTACGTTTTAGCAACCATTTTACCACTGAAGCGGTCCACGGCCTTGCATCTGAACATGCCTTTGGCCACGTCATCATTATGGGGGATAAACGAGAACCACTACAACAATGGCAAAGCAGCATCGAACAAAACCTGCAAAGGTCAATATAA
- a CDS encoding sigma-70 family RNA polymerase sigma factor — translation MTTKQVRYEALVNALHADLYRYAYWLVHDQHIAEDLVQETFLRAWRALDSLKDEHSAKSWLITILRRENARRFERKQFKMSEYQEDEIVDHISSSTEQRQETQWLRDKITKLEPEYKEPLVLQVLGGFSGDEIATMLGLNKNTVMTRLFRARNKLRAAINTNKTSKRQGNG, via the coding sequence ATGACAACAAAACAAGTAAGATACGAGGCATTGGTCAACGCATTGCATGCGGATTTGTACCGCTACGCCTACTGGTTGGTGCACGACCAGCATATTGCTGAAGACTTAGTTCAAGAAACCTTCTTGCGAGCGTGGCGGGCGTTAGACTCTTTAAAAGATGAACATTCGGCAAAATCATGGCTGATCACTATATTACGCCGCGAAAACGCACGTCGCTTTGAACGCAAACAATTTAAGATGAGCGAATACCAAGAAGATGAAATCGTTGATCACATCAGTTCATCAACAGAACAAAGACAAGAAACACAATGGCTAAGAGACAAGATAACCAAATTAGAGCCTGAATACAAAGAACCCTTAGTGTTACAGGTTTTAGGCGGTTTTAGTGGTGATGAAATTGCGACCATGTTGGGATTAAATAAAAACACCGTGATGACGCGATTGTTCCGCGCCCGCAATAAACTGCGCGCAGCAATTAACACGAATAAAACGTCAAAGAGGCAAGGCAATGGATGA
- a CDS encoding BatD family protein: MVKIINLILFVFMATLTLQAKATTEVSASVDKNPAFADESIVLTIVANGSVSADAFDPSALEQNFYVGNTSVSSQTSMINFETTRSTRWTTLLTPKAAGSVIIPAFTIDGVQSNPINLDVIQRGNSAGKAQRDVFITAQASASDVYVQQTFTLKVKLHLAAELKRGTLSEPKMTGAQIQQLGQDTESMEIIDGRRYRTFERVYLIKPESSGQFVLHSSMFNGEIITAPQRSLFASIERGKPVSVRPLQLDIKVKPIPENFTGDWLPSDLIVVEDNWPTDAKSYELGEPITRQITITAAGLTEEQLPEINFEAPEQIKIYPDQAQATSGVQTDTVISRKTQEFAIVPTQAGTYTIPELVIPWWNTKLNKIENAIIPAKTITINGVSNPTFAVNNLPQEPVQVKTVYNTSLQWLFLAGWLLTAFAWLYTAKLKGKMRLSKPLFAPEEKQNYLKLIAACRQGDGEKVLQLLPVWASELYQQNLSNLTDVQKTINDVEFDQQLTALQKQYYSHQSGQWDGTRMHKVLSRLQTKTTQKQHVEIALNP; this comes from the coding sequence GTGGTAAAAATAATTAACCTTATCCTATTTGTATTCATGGCTACCCTCACCCTACAAGCAAAAGCCACCACCGAAGTGAGTGCTTCGGTTGATAAAAATCCAGCCTTTGCCGATGAATCGATTGTCTTAACCATTGTTGCAAACGGTTCTGTATCTGCGGATGCCTTTGACCCTTCGGCTCTTGAACAAAACTTTTACGTAGGCAATACGTCGGTCAGCAGCCAAACCAGCATGATCAATTTTGAAACCACACGTTCAACTCGCTGGACAACCTTACTAACACCGAAAGCGGCCGGTAGCGTTATCATTCCTGCATTTACCATAGATGGGGTGCAGTCAAACCCCATTAACCTAGATGTGATACAACGTGGCAATAGTGCAGGCAAAGCACAGCGCGATGTATTTATCACAGCACAAGCCAGTGCTTCTGATGTTTACGTACAACAAACATTTACTTTAAAAGTCAAACTGCATTTAGCCGCGGAATTAAAACGCGGTACGTTATCCGAGCCCAAAATGACCGGTGCGCAAATTCAACAGCTTGGTCAAGATACTGAAAGCATGGAGATTATTGATGGCCGCCGCTACCGTACTTTTGAGCGTGTATATTTAATTAAGCCCGAAAGCAGTGGCCAGTTTGTGTTACATAGCTCAATGTTTAACGGCGAAATAATAACGGCTCCTCAACGCTCATTATTTGCTTCAATAGAACGCGGAAAACCCGTTAGCGTGCGTCCTTTACAATTAGACATTAAGGTCAAGCCTATTCCTGAAAACTTCACAGGGGACTGGCTACCAAGTGACTTGATCGTGGTTGAAGATAACTGGCCAACCGATGCCAAGAGCTATGAACTTGGTGAGCCTATTACGCGTCAAATTACGATTACCGCTGCAGGTTTAACAGAAGAGCAACTGCCTGAAATAAACTTTGAAGCACCTGAGCAAATAAAAATATACCCTGATCAGGCCCAAGCAACTTCAGGTGTGCAAACAGACACAGTGATCAGCCGTAAAACTCAAGAGTTTGCCATCGTGCCTACTCAAGCTGGCACCTACACCATACCTGAACTGGTGATCCCATGGTGGAATACCAAATTAAATAAAATCGAAAACGCCATAATCCCAGCCAAAACTATCACCATAAATGGGGTCAGTAACCCAACCTTTGCGGTTAATAATTTGCCCCAAGAGCCGGTACAGGTAAAAACGGTTTATAATACCAGCTTGCAATGGCTGTTTTTAGCTGGCTGGTTATTGACCGCATTCGCTTGGTTATATACGGCAAAACTAAAGGGCAAGATGCGTTTATCAAAACCACTGTTTGCCCCAGAAGAAAAGCAAAACTACTTAAAATTGATCGCAGCGTGTCGACAAGGCGATGGCGAAAAAGTATTACAACTGTTGCCAGTATGGGCATCCGAGCTTTACCAACAAAATTTAAGCAACCTAACAGATGTGCAAAAAACCATCAACGACGTCGAGTTTGATCAACAATTAACGGCACTACAAAAGCAATATTACTCCCACCAATCAGGACAATGGGATGGTACAAGGATGCACAAAGTACTGTCACGATTGCAAACAAAGACCACCCAAAAGCAACACGTTGAAATCGCCTTGAATCCTTAA
- a CDS encoding VWA domain-containing protein, giving the protein MDDFHFLRPLWLFAFIGLFLLLRQLKMLRISASAWHKVIPSHLTSMLLSSSEPQKPMSILPPAIAGSLLILALAGPTWQKIPQPVFDVERGSVLVMDMSFSMLATDIKPNRLTRARYKAMSLVEAINEGDMGLIAYAGDAFTISPLTPDINNITLLLPSLAPDIMPELGSNPLPALMLANEMLLNAGHLEGDIYWLTDGISSDELKDLNDFVREHNHRVNILAVGTEQGAPITLANGELMKDRGGNIVIPKLSPRMLAGIANNGNGKFSVITPDDSDIEHLSELPMAKAQKKAEQENNLGDQWQEFGPYLVLLTLPLLLGYFRRGALFTPLILTSIIVASVSPKPASANIWDDLWQTSDQQGSQKFANSEFKQAAELFNDPLWKAGSLYRAGEFEQALVEYQKHPSIASSYNQGNTLAKMGKFDQAIEKYEQVLAQAPNHADALANKELVEQLKEQQENQQQDPNQQEQEQEQEQEQEQEQQDNEQKPNQQNQQQDSEPSEPSEDSQQQDSSSQPSEPNQQQQTNEQQQKSEQQQNEQEQEAKAQPEHAQSDEQEPSLQQQAGISEEDSQQSEEENQKHQQLLRKVTDDPNLLLRNKMRLEYQKRRHNRSSIGVKEKW; this is encoded by the coding sequence ATGGACGATTTTCATTTTTTAAGACCACTTTGGTTGTTTGCCTTTATCGGCTTATTCTTGTTATTACGCCAACTCAAAATGTTGCGTATTTCCGCCTCGGCTTGGCACAAGGTGATCCCATCGCACCTAACATCCATGCTCCTTAGTAGCAGTGAGCCACAAAAGCCGATGTCAATATTACCGCCAGCCATTGCCGGCAGTTTGCTTATTCTTGCCCTTGCCGGGCCGACCTGGCAAAAGATCCCTCAACCGGTTTTTGACGTCGAACGAGGTTCAGTTTTAGTGATGGATATGTCGTTTTCAATGTTAGCAACCGATATAAAGCCAAACCGTTTAACCCGCGCTCGTTATAAGGCGATGAGCTTGGTTGAAGCCATCAATGAAGGCGATATGGGGTTGATTGCCTACGCAGGTGATGCGTTTACTATTAGCCCATTAACCCCTGATATCAACAACATTACATTGCTATTACCGTCTTTAGCTCCCGATATTATGCCTGAATTGGGTTCTAACCCATTACCGGCTTTAATGTTAGCCAATGAGATGTTACTTAACGCAGGCCATCTTGAAGGCGATATTTATTGGCTCACCGATGGCATCAGTAGTGATGAGCTAAAAGACTTAAATGATTTTGTCCGTGAACATAACCACCGAGTTAATATCCTTGCCGTAGGCACTGAGCAAGGAGCACCAATTACGTTAGCTAATGGTGAGTTAATGAAAGATAGAGGCGGCAATATCGTTATTCCTAAATTAAGCCCTCGCATGCTTGCTGGTATAGCAAATAACGGCAATGGCAAGTTCAGCGTTATCACACCTGATGACAGCGATATCGAACACTTGAGTGAATTACCCATGGCCAAAGCACAAAAAAAAGCTGAGCAAGAAAACAACCTTGGTGATCAATGGCAAGAATTTGGTCCCTACCTAGTGTTATTGACCCTGCCGTTACTTCTTGGTTACTTTCGTCGTGGCGCGTTATTTACCCCATTGATTTTAACCTCAATCATCGTTGCCAGCGTTAGCCCGAAACCTGCCAGCGCCAATATTTGGGATGACCTGTGGCAAACCAGTGATCAACAAGGTAGCCAAAAATTCGCCAATTCTGAGTTTAAACAAGCCGCAGAGCTATTTAACGACCCATTATGGAAAGCCGGTAGCTTGTACCGCGCAGGTGAATTTGAACAGGCTCTTGTTGAATATCAAAAGCACCCGTCTATAGCATCATCTTACAACCAAGGTAATACCTTAGCGAAGATGGGAAAATTTGACCAAGCCATCGAAAAATATGAACAAGTGCTTGCTCAAGCGCCAAATCATGCTGATGCGTTAGCCAATAAAGAGCTTGTTGAACAGTTAAAAGAACAGCAAGAAAACCAGCAACAAGATCCAAATCAACAGGAACAGGAACAGGAACAGGAACAGGAACAGGAACAGGAACAGCAAGATAACGAACAAAAACCGAACCAACAAAATCAACAACAAGATTCTGAACCGTCCGAGCCATCTGAAGATTCGCAGCAACAAGACTCGTCATCACAGCCTTCAGAGCCAAACCAGCAACAACAGACAAACGAGCAACAACAAAAAAGTGAGCAACAACAGAATGAGCAAGAGCAAGAAGCAAAGGCTCAACCTGAGCACGCTCAGAGCGATGAACAAGAACCATCACTACAGCAACAGGCTGGGATAAGTGAAGAAGATAGCCAACAAAGCGAAGAAGAGAATCAAAAACACCAACAACTTTTACGTAAAGTAACCGATGATCCTAATTTATTGTTACGTAATAAAATGCGTCTGGAATATCAAAAGCGCCGTCATAATCGAAGCAGTATTGGAGTAAAAGAAAAGTGGTAA
- a CDS encoding VWA domain-containing protein: protein MISFAWPWCFTLLLLPFVVYFLSPKKNADSAALKVPVLLPGVRSKVTVSGRQNVPIWFAALIWFLLVLATTRPQWLGDIVEVPTEGREMMIAVDLSGSMSIEDMQLNGQQVDRLTMLKSLLGDFIERRQGDRIGLILFGDDAYMQTPMTYDRQTVAQMLDEAVIGLVGKKTAIGDAMGLAIKRFINKEESNRVLLLVTDGQNTSGKISPEQALELAVAKDVTVYTIGIGADVMMERSLFGNRKVNPSRDLDENTLAKIAEQTNGTYFRAKNSESMARIYQMLDQLEPVEQDVEQMRPLTALFYYPLALALTLIFIQMLLMQYSQFHFIPTNKQQSEVP from the coding sequence ATGATTAGTTTCGCTTGGCCTTGGTGTTTTACCTTATTGTTATTGCCCTTTGTCGTTTACTTTTTATCACCAAAGAAAAATGCGGACTCAGCGGCCCTTAAAGTGCCCGTATTACTGCCCGGTGTGCGTTCAAAAGTGACCGTCTCAGGTAGACAAAATGTCCCTATCTGGTTTGCCGCTTTGATATGGTTCTTGTTGGTCCTTGCCACCACTCGACCACAATGGCTAGGCGATATTGTCGAAGTGCCAACCGAAGGTCGTGAAATGATGATTGCGGTGGACTTGTCAGGCAGTATGAGTATTGAAGATATGCAATTAAACGGGCAACAGGTCGACCGACTGACCATGTTAAAGTCCTTACTTGGCGACTTTATTGAGCGCCGACAAGGCGATCGCATAGGGTTAATTTTATTTGGTGATGACGCGTATATGCAAACCCCAATGACCTATGACAGGCAAACAGTGGCCCAAATGCTGGATGAAGCGGTTATCGGTTTGGTAGGCAAAAAAACCGCCATTGGCGATGCCATGGGGTTAGCGATAAAGCGTTTTATTAATAAAGAAGAATCCAATCGGGTGTTGTTATTGGTTACCGATGGTCAAAATACATCGGGAAAAATCAGCCCTGAGCAAGCCTTAGAGCTTGCCGTAGCAAAAGACGTCACCGTTTATACCATTGGTATTGGTGCCGACGTCATGATGGAGCGTTCATTATTTGGTAACCGCAAAGTAAACCCATCGCGTGATTTGGATGAAAACACCTTAGCTAAAATTGCAGAGCAAACCAACGGCACTTATTTTAGGGCGAAAAACAGTGAGTCGATGGCTCGAATATATCAGATGCTGGATCAACTCGAACCCGTCGAACAAGATGTTGAACAAATGCGCCCGCTCACCGCGTTATTCTATTATCCTTTGGCTCTTGCGCTGACATTAATTTTTATCCAGATGTTATTGATGCAGTACAGTCAGTTCCATTTTATCCCCACCAATAAGCAACAATCGGAGGTGCCTTAA
- a CDS encoding DUF4381 domain-containing protein — MDPLAQLKDIHLPEQVGFWPLAPGWWILVLLSISAVVLLLRALLKQRELSKVKRQALKQLSTQQSLTTVQILSLLKWASMHYYNRQDVASKYSNELLDFFTSKLAKDKQQAFVQQAEKAITRCYRKSSVDLHASEFQQAAIYWLNNAALLPKQQVKLEAAND, encoded by the coding sequence TTGGATCCGTTAGCACAATTGAAAGACATTCATTTGCCTGAGCAAGTTGGCTTTTGGCCTCTTGCGCCAGGCTGGTGGATATTGGTTTTGTTATCTATTAGCGCAGTCGTACTGCTGCTACGTGCATTGTTAAAACAACGCGAGCTCAGTAAAGTAAAGCGCCAAGCGCTTAAACAGTTAAGCACGCAACAGTCATTAACAACGGTACAAATATTATCGTTATTAAAATGGGCAAGCATGCATTATTACAACCGACAAGACGTTGCCAGTAAATACAGCAATGAGTTGCTCGACTTTTTTACCAGTAAACTGGCTAAAGACAAACAACAGGCGTTTGTGCAACAAGCTGAAAAAGCCATTACCCGTTGCTATCGAAAGTCATCGGTCGATTTGCATGCCAGCGAGTTCCAACAGGCGGCTATTTATTGGTTAAACAACGCCGCGTTACTGCCCAAGCAACAAGTCAAATTGGAGGCTGCAAATGATTAG
- a CDS encoding DUF58 domain-containing protein: protein MWWKKHLKTDVNQGIKELLGELKSDGIHLTIDELMRYQSKSSLLNLAPKKAIEGHLSGNYLARTKGRGMEFDEVRHYQTGDDIRAIDWRVTARTGKTHTKLYKEEVERPVLIATDFGQSMFFGSRLLFKSVQASHIASLVAWHAKKRGDRIGGLVFNESNHKELKPRSRQHGVLHYLHALEELHNQGLANWQQEQPGEDSYFVENCNRLRQLSRPGSLVYLITDGSHFDEAALLPLSQISRHCELVVCQIIDPLELALPKSTQKASVSVTDGENKQRLVLGDAKTAQTYQQQALISTKLKQRMFQKAGARFIQFSAGQSIEQQLKAGVESWIR from the coding sequence ATGTGGTGGAAGAAACACCTTAAGACAGACGTAAATCAAGGTATTAAAGAGCTCCTTGGAGAACTAAAAAGCGATGGTATTCATCTAACCATAGATGAGTTAATGCGCTATCAAAGCAAATCGTCCTTATTAAACTTAGCGCCTAAAAAGGCGATTGAGGGGCACTTATCAGGTAACTACCTTGCCCGAACAAAAGGCCGAGGTATGGAATTTGATGAAGTTAGGCATTATCAAACTGGTGATGACATCAGAGCCATTGATTGGCGCGTCACTGCGCGCACCGGTAAAACGCACACCAAACTCTATAAAGAAGAGGTTGAGCGTCCGGTATTGATAGCTACCGACTTTGGTCAAAGCATGTTTTTTGGCTCGCGCTTATTATTTAAATCAGTGCAAGCATCACATATAGCGAGCCTAGTTGCATGGCATGCCAAAAAGCGTGGCGATAGAATCGGCGGCTTGGTTTTTAATGAAAGTAACCACAAAGAATTAAAACCCAGAAGTCGTCAACACGGTGTATTACATTACTTGCATGCTTTAGAGGAACTGCACAACCAAGGCCTGGCTAATTGGCAGCAAGAGCAACCGGGAGAAGATTCCTACTTTGTCGAAAACTGTAATCGACTTAGACAGCTTTCTCGACCGGGCTCTTTGGTTTATCTAATCACCGATGGCAGTCATTTTGATGAAGCCGCATTATTGCCATTGTCTCAAATAAGTCGCCATTGTGAGCTGGTGGTATGTCAAATTATTGACCCGCTTGAATTAGCGCTACCAAAGAGTACGCAAAAAGCATCGGTATCGGTTACCGATGGTGAAAACAAGCAACGCTTGGTGTTAGGTGATGCCAAAACCGCTCAAACCTACCAGCAACAGGCATTAATTTCGACCAAATTAAAACAACGTATGTTTCAAAAAGCTGGAGCACGTTTTATCCAATTTAGTGCAGGTCAAAGCATTGAACAACAATTGAAAGCGGGAGTTGAATCTTGGATCCGTTAG